A window of Pseudomonas denitrificans (nom. rej.) genomic DNA:
GGGCAGACGAAAGTCTGCGCCGGTGCCACTTCCGCCTCCCAGGGGCGGCGGTAGGCCAGTTCCAGCTTGTCCTCGCCGGCGGCGGTCACGCGGAAGCGCCAGGTGGATTCGCCGGCGCTGCCGACCAGCCCTGCGTCTTCCGGGTTGCTGTAGACCTCCGGGCCGAGGGCGCGCAGCAGGCCGTTGGCGGCGTTGCGCAGTTCCCAGCGGAAACCGGTGGTGGGGTTGCTCGGCAGGATCAGCACCAGCTCCTGGCCGGTGTGCAGCTTCAGCGGTTTGCAGTCGCTGGCGTCTTCCAGGGTGACCACGGGTTTGGTCTGCCCGGCGCAGCCGGCGAGCAGGGCCAGGGTGAGGGGCAGCAACGAGCGGTACGACGGCATGACGGCTCCTGGGAGGGGACAGGTTGCGCCGCAGGATACCGCAATCATGTGGGCAGGGGATGTTTCGCGGGGGCGTATGCGCGGGCGCGGATGTCGGGAACTCACCGATGGCAGTGAATTTCTGCGCGAGGATTGCATGGACCTTGCCTGCGACCAGAATTCCACAACCACGCCGAAATCACGACAGAGCACGAATGTAGGATGGCGTGGAGCGCAGCGATACCCATCGATTCCGCCGAAGCGACAGCATGGGTATCGCAAGCTCCACCCATCCAACGTCTGTGCTTGCCGGATGCGGCGGCAGAGTGCGCCGCCACCAAGCGAGAGAGTTGAAAAAAGGGAGGGTAAACCTGCGGGAGGGAGTAGAGCCCGCTCCTCATAGGAGCGGGCCTCGGGACGTCAGGCCGGGAACAGCACCTTCGCCACATCGCCGAAGCGCCTGGCGAAATGCACCGTCAGGCCTTCCTTCAGGTACTCCGGCAGTTCTTCGAAGTCGCCACGGTTGGGCTCGGGCAGGATCAGTTCGAAGATCTTCTGCCGGCGCGCCGCGATGACCTTCTCGCGCACCCCGCC
This region includes:
- a CDS encoding protease inhibitor I42 family protein; translation: MPSYRSLLPLTLALLAGCAGQTKPVVTLEDASDCKPLKLHTGQELVLILPSNPTTGFRWELRNAANGLLRALGPEVYSNPEDAGLVGSAGESTWRFRVTAAGEDKLELAYRRPWEAEVAPAQTFVCPISVK